A genomic segment from Rhodospirillum centenum SW encodes:
- a CDS encoding homogentisate 1,2-dioxygenase, with translation MRRYIPFPRIEGTASRQAHADLPPGTYEREIGKEGFFGPATHMYHRHPPTGWLGWEGPLRPRAFDLVRDLPAAAGPWQARPVLSNAHTALRIWQCDTAMDHLVRNGDGDELVFVHQGAGDLFCDYGHLAVEAGDYVVLPRGTMWRLVPHRPVTALLVEATGSTYQLPDRGMVGPHAVFDPAVLDTPAINDAFLAQQDHAGPDGIWRVAVKRGGRLSTVSYPFNPLDAVGWKGDLAPVRLNVRDIRPLMSHRYHLPPSAHTTFVADRFVVCTFTPRPFETDEGALKVPFFHNNDDYDEVLFYHAGDFFSRDNIKAGMLTFHPCGFTHGPHPKALARAFRQSKEATDEYAVMLDTRDALEVAPGLEAVELAAYAESWRTR, from the coding sequence ATGCGCCGCTACATTCCGTTCCCCCGGATCGAAGGCACGGCGTCGCGCCAGGCGCACGCCGACCTGCCGCCCGGCACCTATGAGCGCGAGATCGGCAAGGAGGGCTTCTTCGGCCCCGCCACCCACATGTACCACCGCCACCCGCCCACCGGCTGGCTGGGCTGGGAGGGGCCGCTGCGCCCGCGCGCCTTCGATCTGGTGCGAGACCTGCCCGCGGCGGCCGGTCCGTGGCAGGCGCGGCCGGTGCTGTCGAACGCCCACACGGCCCTGCGCATCTGGCAGTGCGACACCGCCATGGACCATCTGGTCCGCAACGGGGATGGTGACGAACTGGTCTTCGTCCACCAGGGGGCGGGCGACCTCTTCTGCGACTACGGGCATCTGGCGGTGGAGGCGGGCGACTATGTCGTGCTGCCGCGGGGGACGATGTGGCGGCTGGTTCCGCACCGGCCGGTGACGGCGCTGCTGGTCGAGGCGACGGGATCGACCTACCAGCTTCCCGACCGCGGCATGGTGGGGCCGCATGCCGTGTTCGACCCGGCGGTGCTGGACACCCCCGCCATCAATGACGCCTTCCTGGCACAGCAGGACCATGCCGGGCCGGACGGCATCTGGCGGGTGGCGGTGAAGCGGGGCGGCCGGCTGTCCACCGTCAGCTATCCCTTCAACCCGCTGGATGCGGTGGGCTGGAAGGGCGATCTGGCGCCGGTGCGGCTGAACGTGCGGGACATCCGGCCGCTGATGAGCCACCGCTACCACCTGCCGCCCAGCGCCCACACCACCTTCGTGGCGGACCGCTTCGTCGTCTGCACCTTCACCCCGCGGCCGTTCGAGACGGACGAGGGGGCGCTCAAGGTGCCGTTCTTCCACAACAACGACGACTATGACGAGGTGCTGTTCTACCACGCTGGCGATTTCTTCAGCCGCGACAACATCAAGGCCGGCATGCTGACCTTCCACCCCTGCGGCTTCACCCACGGGCCGCACCCCAAGGCGCTGGCCCGGGCATTCCGGCAGAGCAAGGAGGCCACGGACGAATATGCCGTCATGCTGGACACCCGCGACGCGCTGGAGGTCGCCCCCGGCCTGGAGGCGGTGGAACTGGCCGCCTATGCCGAAAGCTGGCGCACGCGCTGA
- the pspF gene encoding phage shock protein operon transcriptional activator: MPAAASPPSLIGQAPAFTALMEHVSQAAALNRPTLVIGERGTGKELVAARLHYLSPRWDRPFVKLNCAALSETLLETELFGHEAGAFTGAQKRHVGRFELADGGTLFLDEIATASLRVQEKILRIIEYGEFERVGGTQTLSVDVRVVGATNADLPRLADEGKFRADLLDRLCFDVLTIPPLRARPEDIPILAEHFAVAMVKELGKPFFPGFAPHAQQRLLAYPWPGNVRELKNVVERAVYRAPESDRAIEEIVFDPFRSPWRPTQMAIYDTAPATPPGATPVTVAQPPTPGDGVERLWPADGGACDFLGKVADFEKALLRTALERNQFHQKRAAADLGLNYHQFRGYLRKYELLERRSGPRPVGEDEEAEREEA; encoded by the coding sequence ATGCCCGCCGCCGCCAGCCCGCCGTCGCTGATCGGCCAGGCCCCCGCCTTCACGGCGCTGATGGAGCATGTCTCGCAGGCCGCAGCCCTGAACCGTCCGACCCTGGTGATCGGGGAGCGCGGCACCGGCAAGGAGCTGGTGGCCGCCCGCCTGCACTATCTGTCGCCGCGGTGGGACCGGCCGTTCGTCAAGCTGAACTGCGCGGCCCTGTCGGAGACGCTGCTGGAGACGGAGCTGTTCGGCCATGAGGCCGGCGCCTTCACCGGCGCGCAGAAGCGTCATGTCGGCCGCTTCGAGCTGGCCGACGGTGGCACCCTGTTCCTGGACGAGATCGCCACCGCCAGCCTGCGGGTGCAGGAGAAGATCCTGCGCATCATCGAGTACGGGGAGTTCGAGCGGGTCGGCGGCACCCAGACCCTCTCGGTGGACGTGCGGGTGGTGGGGGCGACGAACGCCGACCTGCCCCGGCTGGCGGACGAGGGGAAGTTCCGCGCCGACCTGCTGGACCGGCTCTGCTTCGACGTGCTGACCATCCCGCCGCTGCGCGCCCGGCCGGAGGACATCCCGATCCTGGCCGAACACTTCGCCGTCGCCATGGTGAAGGAACTGGGCAAGCCCTTCTTCCCCGGATTCGCGCCCCATGCGCAGCAGCGCCTGCTGGCCTATCCCTGGCCGGGCAACGTGCGCGAGCTGAAGAACGTGGTGGAGCGCGCCGTCTACCGGGCGCCGGAGAGCGACCGGGCGATCGAGGAGATCGTCTTCGACCCCTTCAGGTCGCCCTGGCGGCCGACGCAGATGGCGATCTACGACACGGCCCCGGCGACACCCCCGGGCGCGACTCCCGTCACCGTCGCCCAGCCTCCGACTCCGGGCGACGGGGTGGAGCGGCTCTGGCCCGCGGACGGCGGGGCCTGCGACTTCCTGGGCAAGGTGGCGGATTTCGAAAAGGCGCTGCTGCGCACGGCGCTGGAGCGCAACCAGTTCCACCAGAAGCGCGCCGCCGCCGACCTGGGGCTGAACTACCACCAGTTCCGCGGCTATCTGCGCAAGTACGAGCTGCTGGAGCGGCGCTCCGGCCCGCGCCCCGTCGGCGAGGACGAGGAGGCCGAGCGGGAGGAGGCGTGA
- the pspC gene encoding envelope stress response membrane protein PspC, whose translation MSDPYDRGGGPPPFRKHRYSSMRSRGGRPGFDWERDLLGKDPGQSWSEYLGLGGIGMSRGGKDPWTDRGMDRGTGRGTARGTGQGPAPGRDAYGGYDTDHDPTREASSMPQMDPMFRSPNPHRLYRNTQDGKLAGVCAGIADYINVDAWIVRLGLLLGLPFFFFAIVAGYVVLWIVLKERPSHLYESQEEERFWRSVTTRPDQTLAGLKTKFRELDRQIGGMESYVASREYDLHRQFRDLEKKK comes from the coding sequence ATGAGCGATCCTTATGACAGGGGTGGCGGCCCGCCGCCCTTCCGCAAGCACCGCTACAGCAGCATGCGCAGCCGTGGCGGCCGCCCGGGGTTCGACTGGGAGCGCGATCTCCTGGGCAAGGACCCCGGCCAGAGCTGGAGCGAGTATCTCGGTCTGGGCGGCATCGGGATGTCCCGGGGGGGCAAGGACCCGTGGACGGACCGGGGAATGGACCGCGGGACGGGCCGGGGGACGGCCAGGGGGACGGGACAGGGTCCCGCCCCCGGCCGGGACGCCTACGGCGGCTACGACACGGACCACGACCCGACCAGGGAGGCGTCTTCGATGCCACAGATGGACCCGATGTTCCGGTCGCCCAACCCGCACCGGCTCTACCGCAACACCCAGGACGGCAAGCTGGCCGGCGTCTGCGCCGGGATCGCCGACTACATCAATGTCGATGCCTGGATCGTCCGGCTGGGGCTGCTGCTGGGCCTGCCCTTCTTCTTCTTCGCGATCGTGGCCGGCTATGTCGTGCTCTGGATCGTGCTGAAGGAGCGGCCCTCCCACCTCTACGAAAGCCAGGAGGAGGAGCGGTTCTGGCGGTCGGTCACGACCCGGCCCGACCAGACCCTGGCGGGCCTGAAGACCAAGTTCCGCGAGCTGGACCGGCAGATCGGCGGCATGGAGAGC
- a CDS encoding fumarylacetoacetate hydrolase family protein — MKLASLKAGGRDGTLVVVSRDLSRCAPVPAVARTLQEALDRWAEVRPRLEGIAAGLETDGGVEGVMPFDPDACHSPLPRAFQWADGSAYVNHVALVRKARGAEMPDSFWTDPLMYQGGSDSFLGPRDPILAADEGWGIDLEAEVAVVTTDVPMGIDPAAALDRIALVMLVNDVSLRGLIPGELAKGFGFFQSKPSSAFSPVAVTPDELGGAWREGKLHRPLLSWINGQPFGRPDAGTDMTFDFGRLVAHAAKTRPLCAGSIIGSGTVSNRDPDGGPGRPIAEGGCGYSCLAEIRTVEMLREGRPRTPFLRFGDRVRIEMLDADGRSIFGAIEQTVAPGGSGAAGGR; from the coding sequence ATGAAACTCGCATCGCTCAAGGCCGGCGGCCGCGACGGCACCCTGGTGGTGGTCAGCCGCGACCTTTCCCGCTGCGCCCCCGTGCCCGCCGTCGCCCGCACCCTGCAGGAGGCCCTGGACCGCTGGGCCGAGGTCCGGCCGCGGCTGGAGGGCATCGCCGCCGGACTGGAGACCGATGGCGGCGTCGAAGGCGTGATGCCCTTCGATCCGGACGCCTGCCACAGCCCCCTGCCGCGTGCCTTCCAGTGGGCGGACGGGTCGGCCTACGTCAACCATGTGGCGCTGGTGCGCAAGGCGCGCGGCGCGGAGATGCCGGACAGCTTCTGGACCGACCCGCTGATGTACCAGGGCGGCAGCGACAGCTTCCTCGGCCCGCGCGACCCGATCCTGGCGGCGGACGAGGGCTGGGGCATCGACCTGGAGGCGGAGGTGGCGGTCGTCACCACCGACGTGCCCATGGGGATCGACCCGGCGGCGGCGCTGGACCGGATCGCGCTGGTCATGCTGGTCAACGACGTCTCCCTGCGCGGCCTGATCCCCGGCGAACTGGCCAAGGGCTTCGGCTTCTTCCAGTCCAAGCCGTCCAGCGCCTTCAGCCCCGTCGCGGTGACGCCGGACGAACTGGGCGGGGCCTGGCGGGAGGGGAAGCTGCACCGGCCGCTGCTGTCCTGGATCAACGGCCAGCCCTTCGGCCGGCCGGACGCCGGCACCGACATGACCTTCGATTTCGGCCGGCTGGTCGCGCACGCGGCGAAGACCCGGCCGCTCTGCGCCGGCAGCATCATCGGCTCCGGCACCGTCTCCAACCGCGACCCCGACGGCGGCCCCGGCCGGCCCATCGCGGAGGGGGGCTGCGGCTATTCCTGCCTTGCCGAGATCCGCACGGTGGAGATGCTGCGGGAGGGCCGTCCGAGGACACCCTTCCTGCGCTTCGGCGACCGCGTGCGGATCGAGATGCTGGACGCGGACGGCCGCAGCATCTTCGGCGCCATCGAACAGACGGTGGCGCCCGGCGGAAGCGGGGCGGCGGGCGGGCGATGA
- the pspB gene encoding envelope stress response membrane protein PspB, with protein MPEGAFVVAVAFLTIVAPIWIIFHYVTKWRIAKTLSADDEKMLADLWHSAAQMEDRIRSLEKILDAEAPGWRAKAP; from the coding sequence ATGCCTGAAGGCGCATTTGTCGTGGCGGTGGCGTTCCTGACCATCGTCGCCCCGATCTGGATCATCTTCCACTACGTCACCAAATGGCGCATCGCCAAGACGCTCTCGGCCGACGACGAGAAGATGCTGGCCGATCTCTGGCACAGCGCGGCGCAGATGGAGGACCGGATCCGGTCGCTGGAGAAGATCCTCGATGCCGAGGCACCGGGCTGGAGGGCCAAGGCACCATGA
- a CDS encoding MarR family winged helix-turn-helix transcriptional regulator, producing the protein MLQLDSFIPYRINVLAKRISKALATRYQEQFGISVPEWRVLAILGREQPLSSNDLVERSQMDKAKVSRAVAALVDRGFLSRAVHPDDQRLLQLRFTAAGRALYERIAPLALAWQQQLLDALPPDDRAALTRLIDRMEERLREMDGV; encoded by the coding sequence ATGCTCCAGCTCGACAGTTTCATCCCCTACCGCATCAACGTCCTGGCGAAGCGGATCAGCAAGGCGCTCGCCACCCGCTACCAGGAACAGTTCGGGATCAGCGTCCCGGAATGGCGGGTGCTGGCGATCCTGGGGCGCGAACAGCCGCTCAGCTCCAACGACCTCGTCGAGCGCAGCCAGATGGACAAGGCGAAGGTCAGCCGCGCCGTGGCGGCGCTGGTGGACCGTGGCTTCCTGTCCCGCGCGGTGCATCCCGACGACCAGCGCCTGCTGCAGCTCCGCTTCACGGCGGCGGGCCGCGCGCTCTATGAGCGGATAGCACCGCTGGCGCTGGCCTGGCAGCAGCAGCTCCTGGACGCGCTGCCGCCCGACGACCGCGCCGCCCTGACCCGGCTGATCGACCGGATGGAGGAGCGGCTGCGGGAGATGGACGGGGTCTGA
- the pspA gene encoding phage shock protein PspA: MGIFSRLGDIVNSNINSILDRAEDPEKLIRLIIQEMEDTLVEVRSSAVKTVAEKKELERKLADLRRESEDWQRKAEFALSKDRDDLAKGALVAKAKLAEAAESMATELARLDEALSKTNEDIGQLQQKLADAKAREKALVARHKTATNQLKVRTQLYDNRITDAFTRFEQVERNLDVLEGKAEVMAMGQKKSLADEIAELEADSKVESELQALKARLAAKSQPE; the protein is encoded by the coding sequence ATGGGCATCTTTTCCCGTCTCGGCGACATCGTGAATTCGAACATCAACTCCATCCTGGATCGCGCCGAAGATCCGGAGAAGCTGATCCGCCTGATCATTCAGGAGATGGAGGACACCCTCGTCGAGGTCCGGTCCTCCGCCGTGAAGACCGTCGCGGAGAAGAAGGAACTGGAGCGCAAGCTGGCCGACCTGCGGCGCGAGTCGGAGGACTGGCAGCGCAAGGCCGAGTTCGCGCTGAGCAAGGACCGTGACGATCTGGCCAAGGGGGCCCTGGTCGCCAAGGCCAAGCTGGCCGAGGCCGCCGAGTCCATGGCGACGGAGCTGGCCCGGCTGGACGAGGCCCTGTCCAAGACCAACGAGGACATCGGGCAGCTCCAGCAGAAGCTGGCCGACGCCAAGGCCCGCGAGAAGGCCCTGGTGGCCCGCCACAAGACGGCGACGAACCAGCTCAAGGTCCGCACCCAGCTCTATGACAACCGCATCACCGACGCCTTCACCCGCTTCGAGCAGGTCGAGCGCAATCTCGACGTGCTGGAGGGCAAGGCCGAGGTGATGGCGATGGGCCAGAAGAAGAGCCTGGCGGACGAGATCGCGGAACTCGAAGCCGACTCCAAGGTCGAGTCGGAGCTGCAGGCGCTGAAGGCCAGGCTGGCGGCGAAGTCTCAACCGGAGTAA
- a CDS encoding DUF433 domain-containing protein, protein MLPTVRLTVREAAFVSGVSHEHIAKAFDEHAVESVASAPRRRELDIVRTVVIAVREALKSYPTHLKEAAQQAVQRALRDARSLADIVDVEVADDFVVTRVRLRDLARTVQGRIDRLRQLRELIVVARADGRTGAPVFRGTRVPVRQVAVLVREGADRRAVLAAFPGLTEEMLEMALLYDELHPRRGRPSRGGPAE, encoded by the coding sequence ATGCTGCCCACGGTGAGGTTGACGGTGCGCGAGGCGGCCTTCGTCTCCGGCGTCAGCCATGAGCATATCGCCAAGGCGTTCGACGAGCATGCGGTGGAAAGCGTGGCCAGTGCGCCGCGCCGGCGCGAGCTGGACATCGTCCGCACCGTCGTGATCGCCGTGCGCGAGGCGCTCAAATCCTATCCGACCCATCTGAAGGAGGCGGCGCAGCAGGCCGTGCAGCGTGCCCTGCGCGACGCCCGCAGTCTGGCCGACATCGTCGATGTGGAGGTCGCGGACGATTTCGTCGTCACCCGGGTCCGGCTGCGCGATCTGGCCCGCACGGTGCAGGGCCGGATCGACCGGCTGCGGCAGTTGCGCGAGCTGATCGTCGTGGCGCGGGCCGACGGCCGCACCGGCGCCCCGGTCTTCCGCGGCACCCGCGTGCCGGTGCGTCAGGTGGCCGTCCTGGTGCGCGAGGGCGCCGACCGGCGGGCCGTCCTTGCCGCCTTTCCCGGCCTGACGGAGGAGATGCTGGAGATGGCCCTGCTCTATGACGAGCTGCACCCCCGCCGGGGCCGGCCCAGCCGCGGCGGCCCGGCGGAGTAG